In the Diospyros lotus cultivar Yz01 chromosome 13, ASM1463336v1, whole genome shotgun sequence genome, attggcgagctagaattcatgtagtggGCCCCACAAATtaagattaaggcttgatatgttgttgaagTAATTGTATTATTTCCTAGTGATAAAGAATTCTATTTGGTTGGCTTTATTAGTCAAAAGGGCTAACGAGATTTGCATTTcactaatatatattttataggtTCGGTAGTTCTTATAGTATCTACtggaaaaaatttcatttatttgttttttcatttcatttactgaaatttggaaaataacgTTTCTTTCCATATTCAATATAATTTGGTCTGgtctaatattattttcttcttatcctcTCCAGTAATAGGGTTTTCTCTGATGCATAACTACCTGTTATGATATgctttattatatgtttgtccATAGTAGTAACCATGTTCACTCATTTGATGCAAATGTTCAGGATGACGAGACTACTTTgtcagaggaagaagaactagCAAAGGCTGAATCAAATGAGGCCATAGATGAGGTCTAGTGGATCTTTCAGTTCTCTTTCTTCTATTAACTAGCATAAATTAggttcttttatatatatatatataatgtatgaTCATGCATCCAGTCCTCTTGATTTTTGTCTGACTGATTGTGGTCTGTTTGAGATTTATTTCCTGTAAATTAAGCTGCAAATTTTCAGGTTGCATTACTGCAGAAAGAGAGTGAGATCCCTCTGGAAGAGTTGCTTGCAAGGTATAAAAAGGTATGTTAAGGAGatcatttagttattttttgatGGGTCACTTTATCCTCTGATTTTCCTGTCATTTGCTTTGATGAATCAGGAACATGATATTGATGAATGTGAACTGGATGACTCTGAGTCCTTGCATGGTTCAGATTCTGTGGATCTGTCAGATGCTCCAGCAGAGGAAGATCTTGAACCAAAGCAGCAACATGCTCTTATTGAGGAACATGACAAACCTAGTGACTTTTCACGAGAGGGGTTAGAACCAAAGATAATAGtggaagaaggaagagagagtGAGAATAAAATTGCCGATGCAGCTGCTGCTGCAAGATCTGCGCAGCCAACTGGCAACACATTCTCAACAACCAAAGTGCGTACAaagtttccttttcttctcaaGTACCCTCTTCGTGAATATCAGCATATTGGTTTGGACTGGCTTGTTACCATGTATGAGAAGAGGCTTAATGGGATTCTGGCTGATGAAATGGGGCTTGGAAAGACTATTATGACAATTGCTCTTCTAGCTCATCTTGCATGTGAAAAGGGTATTTGGGGCCCACACCTCATTGTTGTCCCAACCAGTGTCATGCTCAACTGGGAAACTGAGTTTCTCAAATGGTGTCCtgcttttaaaatattaacatattttgGAAGTGCCAAAGAGCGAAAAGTTAAGAGGCAGGGATGGATGAAACCTAATTCTTTCCATGTATGCATAACAACTTACAGACTTGTTATACAGGATTCTAAAGTTTTTAAGCGGAAAAAGTGGAAATACTTGATTTTGGATGAAGCTCATCTGATAAAAAACTGGAAGTCCCAGAGATGGCAAACTCTtcttaatttcaattcaaaaagGCGTATTCTTTTAACTGGTACTCCACTGCAGAATGATCTTATGGAACTCTGGTCTCTGATGCATTTCTTGATGCCACACATTTTTCAGTCTCACCAAGAATTTAAAGATTGGTTCTGTAATCCGATATCTGGAATGGTAGAGGGTCAAGAAAAAGTAAACAAGGAAGTTGTTGACCGCTTGCATAATGTCCTCCGCCCATTTATCCTCCGGCGACTGAAAAGAGATGTGGAGAAGCAACTACCTATGAAGCATGAGCATGTAATTTACTGCAGGCTCTCAAAGAGACAGCGTAACCTATATGAAGATTTTATTGCTAGCTCAGAGACACAGGCTACTTTGGCAAGTGccaatttttttggaatgaTCAGCATCATAATGCAACTTCGCAAAGTGTGTAATCACCCTGATTTATTTGAAGGACGACCAATTGTTAGTTCTTTTGATATGAATGGCATTGATATCCCATTGAGTTCCTTAGTTTGCTCAATGCTTACATCAAGCCAGTTCTCTTCTGTTGATCTCAGtggttttggatttttatttacCCATTTAGATTTTAGGATGACTTCTTGGGAGAGTGAGGAAGTCCAAGTTATTGCTACTCCATCAAGCTTAATTGAGGGGCGTGCTGACCTTGTTAATGTAGATGAAAATGGCCCTGGGTTCATGCATCAGAAGAAGTTGCTTGGAACAAACATCTTTGAAGAGGTCAGGAAAGCACTTTTGGAGGAAAGGTCACAACAAGTAAAGGAAAGGGCAGCATCTATTGCATGGTGGAACTCCTTAAGGTGCAGAAAAAAACCAATGTACTCAACAACTCTGCAGGCTCTTGTAACTATAAGACATCCTGTTTATGAAATTCAAGGAAACCCTTCATCCAACTTGAACTCTTCAATCCTTGCTGATATTGTACTGTCACCAGTTGAACGCTTCAAGAAAATGATTGATCAGGTTGAATCCTTCATGTTTGCAATTCCAGCTGCACGGGCACCAGCTCCTGTTTGCTGGTGCAGTAAAAATGGAACTCCTGTGTTTCTGCAACCCACCTTTAAGGAGAAGTGCACTAAAATTTTGTCACCCCTTCTAATGCCTCTGCGCCCTGCAATTGTCCGAAGGCAACTATATTTTCCGGACAGGCGACTCATACAATTTGACTGTGGTAAGTTGCAAGAGCTTGCTTTTCTGCTTAGGCGATTGAAGTCAGAAGGTCATCGGGCACTAATATTCACCCAAATGACGAAGATGCTTGATATCTTGGAGGCCTTCATAAATTTATATGGTTATACTTACATGCGTTTAGATGGATCCACTCAACCAGAAGAGAGGCAAACATTGATGCAGCGGTTTAATACAAACCCAAagattttcctttttatattgTCTACACGCAGTGGGGGTGTTGGTATCAACCTTGTTGGGGCTGATACTGTTATCTTTTATGACAGTGATTGGAATCCTGCCATGGATCAACAAGCACAAGATCGATGCCACAGAATAGGACAGACACGTGAAGTGCACATATATCGGTTAATCAGTCAGAGCACTATCGAAgagaatattttgaaaaaggCAAATCAAAAGCGTGCCCTTGATGATTTGGTTATACAAAGTGGTGGCTACAACACTGAATTCTTCAAGAAACTGGATCCCATGGAATTGTTTTCAGGCCATCAAACTGTTCCTGTGAGGAACATTCAGAAAGAGAAAAATTGCGCAAATGGAGCTGATGTTTCTGTATCTAATGATGATGTGGAGGCAGCTCTGAAGCATGCAGAAGATGAAGCAGACTACATGGCTTTGAAGAAAGTTGAACAGGAAGAGGAGGTGGATAATCAGGAGTTTACAGAGGAAGCTATTGGGAGGTTGGAAGATGATGAGTTTATAAATGAGGATGATACAAAGGTTGATGAGTCTACTGATCCTCATACCTTGATTTTGACCTCAAACCAAGAAAATGTGGCAATGTTAAATGAAAGTGATGTCAATGAAGAAAGAGCTCTGACTTTTGTGGCCAAAGAAGATGATGTTGACATGCTAGCTGATGTCAAACAGATGGCTGAAGCAGCTGCAGCATCTGGGCAAGCAATCTTGTCCTTTGAGAACCAGTTGCGTCCAATTGACCGTTATGCCATACGTTTTCTGGAAGTGTGGGACCCTATAATAGATAAGACAGAAATGGAATCAGAAGTTAGGTTTGAGGAAACTGAGTGGGAGCTGGACCGCATAGAGAAGTTAAAGGAGGATATGGAAGCAGagattgatgatgatgaagaaccATTTGTCTATGAAAGTAAGTGGTCTTcttactttgttatttttcttttctttcaaactttcaAGCTCAATAACATTTGAGCGAGATCGATCGTTATGCTAATGGATTAAATATTCTTGTCTGTCTTTCCATATATACATCACTTTGTCATATAATGCTGCCTGTTGTTATAAGATAACCAAATATTTACCACATGTAACTTGTTATAATTATGTCATATGAACTTGGGTGGGAATGTTAGGCATGGTTGTTTGTCCACATGTTGGACCTTCTTAAACACTTAAAAGACATTGAGATAAGCATCTGAAGATTGTGCATGACTCTGTGGATTCATTCTGAATAAATCTAATTGGaacttgagaaaaaaaaaagatttttaacTCAGATATCTCCAATTTGGCTTTGGATGTTGGACCCATGTCTCAGAATTAGTATGCAGTGGAATAGGAAATCAATGTAGTAAGGTTTATAACTTGAAATAACTTAATTTGATTTCATATTTGCATATTTTCTTGGTCTTGTGTTCACCCTTGTCCAAACCTTCCCAATGTCTTCTAATAGTTATTTTACACATTGATTTAAACACaactaaaaccaaaataaagTGATTGGTGCTTGTCAAATTGGCATTAAGTTATCTGCAAGCTATCCATTTGGAAGCCCATTTTGAGAATATTGTTTAAGATgtgaattttcatttaatatcaGGATGGGATGCTGATTTTGCAACTGAGGTATATAGACAGCAAGTTGAGGCTTTGGCCCAACATCAGGTTAGTAACATTGACTGTaggttgaaattttttattgaggCATGGTTCGATACCTCAATTTAACTTGCTGATtttgaccctttttttttttaatttccctCTTCACTTTGTAGCTGTTGGAAGAACTGGAATGCGAAGCCAAAGAGAAAGAACAAGCAGAATATGGAAATTCTGATTCTATAAAGTAAGATGATGAATTGAAAgattattgtttatgtttttctatgttattttctttattcttccatTGGTTCCTTTTTAAGTATGCATTAGTGTTTAAGAAGATTAAAGATAACAACTTTGGGAAAGTCATCTGGCTTGAGCTTATGGCCTGTTAAA is a window encoding:
- the LOC127788367 gene encoding protein PHOTOPERIOD-INDEPENDENT EARLY FLOWERING 1 isoform X1, giving the protein MASKGPRSKLDHETRARKQKALEAPKEPRRPKTHWDHVLDEMVWLSKDFESERKWKLAQAKKVAIRASKGMLDQATRGEKKVKEEEQRLRKVALNISKDVKKFWTKIEKLVLYKHQLDLDEKKKKTLDKQLEFLLGQTERYSTMLAENLVNSPISHKLVHSKTVAHEQLSIQYKERDGGSNVDSQSDVADIDQDFDVQSEDELEDDEHTLEEDEALITEEERKAELLALRNEVDLPLEELLKRYTMEEDARENSPELIAEAAKPTEAGEGDSEAGKGDGTSVLDINKSDSLALPGRRSGKINGSISSENHFSESEEHQIGSSQELDRRQVPYDFHDEQDDGDFVLATGEEKLCALDDETTLSEEEELAKAESNEAIDEVALLQKESEIPLEELLARYKKEHDIDECELDDSESLHGSDSVDLSDAPAEEDLEPKQQHALIEEHDKPSDFSREGLEPKIIVEEGRESENKIADAAAAARSAQPTGNTFSTTKVRTKFPFLLKYPLREYQHIGLDWLVTMYEKRLNGILADEMGLGKTIMTIALLAHLACEKGIWGPHLIVVPTSVMLNWETEFLKWCPAFKILTYFGSAKERKVKRQGWMKPNSFHVCITTYRLVIQDSKVFKRKKWKYLILDEAHLIKNWKSQRWQTLLNFNSKRRILLTGTPLQNDLMELWSLMHFLMPHIFQSHQEFKDWFCNPISGMVEGQEKVNKEVVDRLHNVLRPFILRRLKRDVEKQLPMKHEHVIYCRLSKRQRNLYEDFIASSETQATLASANFFGMISIIMQLRKVCNHPDLFEGRPIVSSFDMNGIDIPLSSLVCSMLTSSQFSSVDLSGFGFLFTHLDFRMTSWESEEVQVIATPSSLIEGRADLVNVDENGPGFMHQKKLLGTNIFEEVRKALLEERSQQVKERAASIAWWNSLRCRKKPMYSTTLQALVTIRHPVYEIQGNPSSNLNSSILADIVLSPVERFKKMIDQVESFMFAIPAARAPAPVCWCSKNGTPVFLQPTFKEKCTKILSPLLMPLRPAIVRRQLYFPDRRLIQFDCGKLQELAFLLRRLKSEGHRALIFTQMTKMLDILEAFINLYGYTYMRLDGSTQPEERQTLMQRFNTNPKIFLFILSTRSGGVGINLVGADTVIFYDSDWNPAMDQQAQDRCHRIGQTREVHIYRLISQSTIEENILKKANQKRALDDLVIQSGGYNTEFFKKLDPMELFSGHQTVPVRNIQKEKNCANGADVSVSNDDVEAALKHAEDEADYMALKKVEQEEEVDNQEFTEEAIGRLEDDEFINEDDTKVDESTDPHTLILTSNQENVAMLNESDVNEERALTFVAKEDDVDMLADVKQMAEAAAASGQAILSFENQLRPIDRYAIRFLEVWDPIIDKTEMESEVRFEETEWELDRIEKLKEDMEAEIDDDEEPFVYERWDADFATEVYRQQVEALAQHQLLEELECEAKEKEQAEYGNSDSIKNDGYAVSKTKSKKKLKKAKFKSLKKGALASESKDGKELHSNETMAMHDGNGSLEVTTSSKTVLPHSTVEKKRKSAPDCDEQKSIKKSKKFKRATEISTVDPDSDMFSKQLDEQKDSKLCESIVDLDQKPISKSKMNGKIYITSMPVKRVMTIKQPEKFKKKGNIWSRDTFPSPDFWLPQEDAILCALVHEYGPNWSLVSETLYGMPAGGFYRGRYRHPVHCCERFRELIQKYVLFAADNPNNEKGGNAGSGKGPLRVTEDNIRVLLDVATELPDNELLLQKHFFALLTSVWRMTSRIDRHQGLSSSRNGFYPVGRHFTSRVSQIGSMREPSEKMAFTNLLQSSKLVAAALSDADSAQCDDRALILNPREEASVVADQLEITLEPQTGGSDPMIPLPLVINLSIWETDPPPYPCMPAGAEQHLRSSQSMAENRFRNASIACSEGSLGWASSAFPTGDGRYRMASKSQTLGKHKLSMCESVKPSKSKTRKTTIESNEMHGLVADPAVQRKLTAPGTSSMRFDPLPVINDYGIDAFDSSSPCDINEISVPSETHTSDLVPHNYIPGFFSGLDDCSSLPDFMDIG
- the LOC127788367 gene encoding protein PHOTOPERIOD-INDEPENDENT EARLY FLOWERING 1 isoform X2; this translates as MASKGPRSKLDHETRARKQKALEAPKEPRRPKTHWDHVLDEMVWLSKDFESERKWKLAQAKKVAIRASKGMLDQATRGEKKVKEEEQRLRKVALNISKDVKKFWTKIEKLVLYKHQLDLDEKKKKTLDKQLEFLLGQTERYSTMLAENLVNSPISHKLVHSKTVAHEQLSIQYKERDGGSNVDSQSDVADIDQDFDVQSEDELEDDEHTLEEDEALITEEERKAELLALRNEVDLPLEELLKRYTMEEDARENSPELIAEAAKPTEAGEGDSEGKGDGTSVLDINKSDSLALPGRRSGKINGSISSENHFSESEEHQIGSSQELDRRQVPYDFHDEQDDGDFVLATGEEKLCALDDETTLSEEEELAKAESNEAIDEVALLQKESEIPLEELLARYKKEHDIDECELDDSESLHGSDSVDLSDAPAEEDLEPKQQHALIEEHDKPSDFSREGLEPKIIVEEGRESENKIADAAAAARSAQPTGNTFSTTKVRTKFPFLLKYPLREYQHIGLDWLVTMYEKRLNGILADEMGLGKTIMTIALLAHLACEKGIWGPHLIVVPTSVMLNWETEFLKWCPAFKILTYFGSAKERKVKRQGWMKPNSFHVCITTYRLVIQDSKVFKRKKWKYLILDEAHLIKNWKSQRWQTLLNFNSKRRILLTGTPLQNDLMELWSLMHFLMPHIFQSHQEFKDWFCNPISGMVEGQEKVNKEVVDRLHNVLRPFILRRLKRDVEKQLPMKHEHVIYCRLSKRQRNLYEDFIASSETQATLASANFFGMISIIMQLRKVCNHPDLFEGRPIVSSFDMNGIDIPLSSLVCSMLTSSQFSSVDLSGFGFLFTHLDFRMTSWESEEVQVIATPSSLIEGRADLVNVDENGPGFMHQKKLLGTNIFEEVRKALLEERSQQVKERAASIAWWNSLRCRKKPMYSTTLQALVTIRHPVYEIQGNPSSNLNSSILADIVLSPVERFKKMIDQVESFMFAIPAARAPAPVCWCSKNGTPVFLQPTFKEKCTKILSPLLMPLRPAIVRRQLYFPDRRLIQFDCGKLQELAFLLRRLKSEGHRALIFTQMTKMLDILEAFINLYGYTYMRLDGSTQPEERQTLMQRFNTNPKIFLFILSTRSGGVGINLVGADTVIFYDSDWNPAMDQQAQDRCHRIGQTREVHIYRLISQSTIEENILKKANQKRALDDLVIQSGGYNTEFFKKLDPMELFSGHQTVPVRNIQKEKNCANGADVSVSNDDVEAALKHAEDEADYMALKKVEQEEEVDNQEFTEEAIGRLEDDEFINEDDTKVDESTDPHTLILTSNQENVAMLNESDVNEERALTFVAKEDDVDMLADVKQMAEAAAASGQAILSFENQLRPIDRYAIRFLEVWDPIIDKTEMESEVRFEETEWELDRIEKLKEDMEAEIDDDEEPFVYERWDADFATEVYRQQVEALAQHQLLEELECEAKEKEQAEYGNSDSIKNDGYAVSKTKSKKKLKKAKFKSLKKGALASESKDGKELHSNETMAMHDGNGSLEVTTSSKTVLPHSTVEKKRKSAPDCDEQKSIKKSKKFKRATEISTVDPDSDMFSKQLDEQKDSKLCESIVDLDQKPISKSKMNGKIYITSMPVKRVMTIKQPEKFKKKGNIWSRDTFPSPDFWLPQEDAILCALVHEYGPNWSLVSETLYGMPAGGFYRGRYRHPVHCCERFRELIQKYVLFAADNPNNEKGGNAGSGKGPLRVTEDNIRVLLDVATELPDNELLLQKHFFALLTSVWRMTSRIDRHQGLSSSRNGFYPVGRHFTSRVSQIGSMREPSEKMAFTNLLQSSKLVAAALSDADSAQCDDRALILNPREEASVVADQLEITLEPQTGGSDPMIPLPLVINLSIWETDPPPYPCMPAGAEQHLRSSQSMAENRFRNASIACSEGSLGWASSAFPTGDGRYRMASKSQTLGKHKLSMCESVKPSKSKTRKTTIESNEMHGLVADPAVQRKLTAPGTSSMRFDPLPVINDYGIDAFDSSSPCDINEISVPSETHTSDLVPHNYIPGFFSGLDDCSSLPDFMDIG